The proteins below are encoded in one region of Candidatus Ozemobacteraceae bacterium:
- a CDS encoding tetratricopeptide repeat protein yields the protein MRATRFLQAALALILFVSPAVLAANAKLHVDVGLNHFYKKRYLEAFKEFQTAAEIDPKSAEARYNMGRVYKIQGFLKEAALEFQAAVALDPNYLAARRELDAIKSYLKQDVSAALKIQGQEEALRQRVQDVGTNTAEKRAQELLRQGKNEAALQAFVEAVRSDPYNARLHKMVGFLSFKQGQYGTALSAYEQAKRQAPDDPEIDYALGLIHLRTQNYEKAVTMLERALSATPNMIKAIYALGEAYEGLGRYEDATFQFRKCLSIDPNLKEAQNRLSDLASRLSYSYFSRGTYYYQQGEFEKAEALLSLARQYGALTPDQRRQVEEMTGAARYWVGKKKAEEAEKAVRREITSNAYISKPISIGDVVRNPAGYIGQAVEWEGKAVYADESRGRERYFVNMNGSVNPDSNMDYTFGIVFPKDLPKDPRVSVYSVIRVKGKIIKLEKLLNTFTTVQSSRPQPIIEASEVSFQRESYPEALNIRYY from the coding sequence ATGCGTGCCACGCGCTTCCTGCAGGCCGCTCTTGCCCTGATTCTCTTCGTATCGCCCGCCGTACTGGCCGCAAATGCCAAGCTGCATGTCGACGTCGGTCTGAACCATTTCTACAAAAAGCGGTATCTCGAAGCGTTCAAGGAGTTTCAGACCGCGGCCGAGATCGATCCGAAGTCCGCCGAGGCCCGGTATAACATGGGTCGTGTCTACAAAATCCAGGGGTTTCTCAAGGAAGCCGCGCTCGAGTTCCAAGCTGCGGTCGCGCTCGATCCGAATTACCTCGCCGCGCGTCGCGAGCTCGACGCGATCAAAAGCTACCTGAAACAGGACGTTTCGGCCGCCCTCAAGATCCAGGGCCAAGAAGAAGCCCTTCGCCAGCGCGTGCAGGACGTCGGTACCAATACGGCTGAGAAGCGTGCCCAGGAGCTCCTCCGGCAGGGAAAAAACGAAGCGGCGCTCCAGGCCTTCGTCGAGGCCGTCCGAAGCGACCCGTATAATGCCCGCCTGCATAAAATGGTGGGATTTCTGAGTTTCAAACAGGGCCAGTATGGCACGGCGCTTTCCGCCTACGAGCAGGCGAAGCGCCAAGCCCCCGACGATCCCGAGATCGACTACGCGCTGGGCCTGATTCACCTTCGCACACAGAATTACGAAAAGGCCGTCACCATGCTCGAGCGCGCCCTTTCCGCGACGCCGAACATGATCAAGGCGATCTACGCGCTCGGCGAAGCCTACGAAGGCCTCGGCCGGTATGAAGACGCGACGTTCCAGTTCCGCAAATGCCTCTCGATCGACCCTAATCTGAAGGAAGCACAGAACCGGCTCAGCGACCTTGCGAGCCGTCTCAGTTACTCGTATTTCTCCCGCGGCACGTATTACTACCAGCAGGGCGAGTTCGAAAAAGCCGAGGCGCTGCTTTCCCTGGCCCGGCAGTACGGCGCCCTGACGCCGGACCAGCGTCGTCAGGTCGAAGAGATGACCGGGGCCGCCCGATACTGGGTGGGCAAGAAAAAGGCCGAGGAGGCCGAAAAGGCCGTTCGGCGTGAGATCACGTCCAACGCGTATATCAGCAAGCCCATCAGTATCGGAGACGTCGTCCGGAACCCGGCGGGGTATATCGGCCAGGCCGTCGAGTGGGAGGGGAAAGCTGTGTATGCCGATGAGTCGCGGGGGCGCGAGCGGTATTTCGTGAACATGAACGGGAGCGTGAATCCCGATTCCAACATGGATTACACGTTTGGCATCGTGTTCCCGAAAGACCTGCCGAAGGATCCGCGCGTCAGCGTCTATTCCGTGATCCGGGTCAAGGGCAAGATCATCAAGCTGGAAAAGCTGCTGAACACGTTCACCACAGTCCAAAGCTCGCGCCCGCAGCCGATTATCGAGGCATCCGAGGTTTCCTTCCAGCGCGAAAGCTACCCCGAGGCATTAAATATTCGATACTATTGA
- a CDS encoding histidine triad nucleotide-binding protein, with protein MDTCIFCRIAKGEIPADVVYQDADVVVFRDLHPQAPVHVLAVPRRHIASLVEPGAADGQVLAPVFRSIQQVASKLGLEQGFRVVTNHGEHGGQSVGHIHFHVLGKRQMQWPPG; from the coding sequence ATGGATACGTGTATTTTCTGCAGGATTGCGAAGGGCGAGATCCCGGCCGACGTCGTGTATCAGGATGCCGACGTGGTCGTGTTTCGCGATCTTCATCCGCAGGCACCGGTTCACGTTCTCGCGGTACCGCGCAGGCATATCGCGAGCCTCGTCGAGCCGGGCGCGGCCGACGGCCAGGTCCTGGCCCCGGTGTTCCGGAGCATCCAGCAGGTCGCCTCGAAGCTCGGCCTCGAGCAGGGCTTCAGGGTCGTCACGAACCACGGTGAACACGGTGGACAATCGGTGGGTCACATCCATTTTCATGTTCTCGGCAAGCGGCAGATGCAGTGGCCGCCGGGTTGA
- the rpsU gene encoding 30S ribosomal protein S21 — protein MAEVRVLKDEPLEKALKRFQKKCQEAGIIKEIKRRRAYEKPSEKAKRKAAEARRKQRRRK, from the coding sequence ATGGCAGAAGTTCGAGTTCTGAAGGATGAACCGTTGGAGAAAGCCCTGAAGCGCTTCCAGAAGAAGTGCCAGGAGGCCGGCATCATCAAGGAAATCAAGCGGCGGCGCGCCTACGAGAAGCCCAGCGAGAAAGCGAAGCGCAAGGCGGCCGAAGCCCGGCGCAAGCAGCGGCGGCGGAAGTAA